One window of Catonella massiliensis genomic DNA carries:
- a CDS encoding MBOAT family O-acyltransferase, with protein sequence MVFSSILFITRFLPLVLAIYFIVPKRIRNLVLFLSSILFYAWGEPVYILLMCFTITVDYVFGIIIDKQMSAGKKNKAKVSLVAAVAINLLLLGYFKYANFTIDTINSLTGAGIAAIKLALPIGISFYTFQSLSYVIDVYRGDTKVQKNILDFGTYVTLFPQLIAGPIVRYRTVAEEMQGRVENRADFARGISRFIFGLGKKVLLANNAGLLWDSVNALTASEMSVGSFWLGILAYTFQIYFDFSGYSDMAIGMGLMFGFHFDENFNYPYIAKSITEFWRRWHISLSTWFKEYVYIPLGGNRAGIAKQIRNIVIVWMLTGFWHGASWNFVAWGLYYGVILIFEKVFLLKIIEKMPKIVRHLYTMFLVIIGWVLFSFDSFKKGAEFIAGMFGLGGYSVINKEFIYLLLNNLVLIIILAVASTDVPKRCIEKLAAKDKLVFKVAGIIMLEVILGICVAYLVASTYNPFLYFRF encoded by the coding sequence ATGGTTTTTTCCAGTATTTTATTTATTACAAGGTTCCTGCCACTAGTACTAGCAATTTACTTCATAGTGCCAAAGCGTATAAGGAATCTTGTTTTGTTTTTGTCAAGCATACTTTTTTATGCTTGGGGAGAACCTGTATACATATTACTTATGTGCTTTACCATAACTGTAGACTATGTATTTGGAATTATTATAGATAAACAGATGTCAGCAGGTAAGAAAAACAAGGCTAAGGTTTCGCTTGTGGCAGCAGTAGCTATCAATCTCTTGCTGCTTGGTTACTTTAAGTACGCTAATTTTACCATAGATACCATCAATTCGCTTACAGGTGCCGGGATAGCTGCTATCAAGCTGGCTCTGCCAATAGGTATATCATTTTATACATTTCAGAGTCTGTCCTATGTTATTGATGTGTACAGGGGCGATACTAAGGTACAGAAAAACATCCTTGACTTTGGAACCTATGTAACCCTTTTCCCGCAGTTGATTGCAGGGCCTATCGTAAGGTACCGTACAGTAGCAGAGGAAATGCAGGGAAGAGTAGAAAACAGAGCCGATTTTGCGAGGGGTATCAGCCGTTTCATCTTCGGTCTTGGTAAAAAAGTTCTGCTTGCCAATAACGCCGGTCTTCTTTGGGACAGTGTAAATGCACTGACTGCTTCTGAAATGTCAGTAGGAAGTTTTTGGCTGGGGATACTGGCTTATACTTTCCAGATTTATTTTGACTTTTCAGGATATTCGGATATGGCTATAGGTATGGGACTTATGTTTGGCTTCCATTTTGATGAAAACTTCAACTATCCTTATATAGCTAAGTCAATCACTGAATTCTGGAGAAGATGGCATATTTCGCTGTCTACCTGGTTTAAGGAATATGTGTATATTCCACTTGGTGGCAATAGAGCCGGTATTGCCAAGCAGATAAGAAATATAGTTATTGTATGGATGCTTACAGGCTTCTGGCATGGTGCAAGCTGGAACTTTGTTGCCTGGGGACTGTACTATGGAGTCATCCTGATTTTTGAAAAGGTTTTTCTATTGAAAATAATAGAGAAGATGCCAAAGATTGTCAGACATCTTTATACAATGTTTTTGGTTATCATTGGATGGGTACTCTTTTCCTTTGATTCATTTAAGAAAGGGGCAGAGTTCATAGCCGGAATGTTTGGATTAGGCGGTTATTCTGTCATAAATAAAGAGTTTATCTATCTTTTACTTAATAACCTTGTGCTTATAATAATACTTGCAGTTGCAAGTACCGATGTGCCTAAGAGGTGTATAGAAAAACTTGCAGCCAAGGACAAACTGGTATTTAAGGTGGCCGGTATAATTATGCTTGAAGTGATTTTAGGAATATGTGTAGCTTATTTGGTGGCATCAACCTACAATCCGTTCCTGTATTTTAGGTTCTAA
- a CDS encoding DHHW family protein has product MKIFTFENAKIAVFGGTLAALFFGAVLHKPTEFSQSENRYLEQRPKFTTAKLFDGSFMKDYETFITDQFPERSFFMGVKTAVERLRGRTDDNGVYFGKDGYLFGKYDASLFESETAKNNEKTIAEFVKTYADKFGKGHFQVALAPSSSEILGDKLPAYAPIYNQTKFITGIKNEAGDEYVTDLGDNLKKHANEYIYYRTDHHWTSLGAYYGYEAVASGLGLKAQPLNKLKADTVTKDFLGTYDSKVNTGVIGGVIPDDITLYFSKEIDKAKMVWDNDKEKSYDSIYMLSALKGKDKYTVFFGGNHSVTDIKTDNNTGKTLLLIKDSFAHSLAPFLIKDYDRIIMLDLRYFNKSLKKYIDENKITDLLVLYSTPDFAEDANIGRLLR; this is encoded by the coding sequence ATGAAAATATTTACTTTTGAAAATGCTAAGATAGCCGTATTTGGAGGGACTTTAGCTGCACTTTTCTTTGGAGCTGTGCTTCATAAGCCTACCGAGTTTTCACAGTCCGAGAACAGATATTTGGAGCAGCGGCCTAAGTTTACTACAGCTAAGCTCTTTGACGGAAGTTTTATGAAAGACTATGAGACCTTTATCACAGACCAGTTTCCTGAAAGAAGCTTTTTTATGGGTGTGAAAACGGCTGTAGAGAGACTCCGAGGAAGAACAGATGACAATGGCGTGTATTTTGGCAAAGATGGCTATCTGTTCGGGAAATATGACGCTTCACTTTTTGAGTCGGAGACTGCAAAGAACAATGAAAAAACAATAGCTGAATTTGTGAAAACATACGCAGACAAATTTGGCAAGGGACATTTTCAGGTAGCACTGGCACCCTCTTCTTCTGAGATATTAGGAGATAAGCTGCCTGCCTATGCGCCTATCTATAACCAGACAAAATTTATTACAGGCATAAAAAACGAAGCAGGGGATGAATATGTTACTGACCTCGGTGACAACCTTAAAAAGCATGCAAATGAGTATATCTATTACAGGACAGACCATCACTGGACCAGTCTCGGAGCTTACTACGGCTATGAGGCTGTTGCTTCCGGACTGGGGCTTAAGGCCCAGCCTCTTAATAAACTAAAGGCTGATACAGTTACTAAGGACTTCCTTGGAACCTATGATTCTAAGGTAAATACAGGTGTCATAGGAGGGGTAATACCTGATGATATTACCTTATATTTTTCTAAAGAAATAGACAAAGCAAAGATGGTATGGGATAATGACAAGGAAAAGAGCTATGACAGTATCTATATGCTAAGTGCCTTGAAGGGGAAAGATAAGTACACGGTATTCTTTGGTGGCAACCACAGTGTTACAGATATTAAGACAGATAACAACACAGGTAAGACCCTGCTTTTAATTAAAGATAGTTTTGCTCATAGTCTTGCACCATTTTTGATAAAGGATTATGATAGAATAATAATGCTTGATTTAAGATATTTTAATAAAAGTCTTAAAAAATACATTGATGAAAATAAAATCACTGATTTACTGGTACTTTACAGTACGCCGGACTTCGCAGAGGATGCAAATATTGGCAGATTGTTGAGGTAG
- a CDS encoding DEAD/DEAH box helicase: MEFNEFISDKKILSGIGKFRFKRPTPVQEAVYAKVLEGGSYFVQAPTGSGKTLAYLLPLFEKYKNVERENKVIIAAPTTELALQIHRQAELVRGYTGIGLHSVCLGGNASIIRQIENLKNKPQIIVGTPGRIIELIRKRKIAAHLVKSLVLDEGDRLFDKNNKETTNALIKCLVRDRQLLLFSATQTRAALDGAKAWAPDIEEISADGGREIPANIKHWYIVCEKRNKLEILRGTTGAIRTRKAIIFVNGTYDIEETYKKLAYHHYQVDFIGGERNKEERKKAMQGFSHGKIKYLIATDLAARGLQFDDVDTVFHVNLPEDADTYLHRAGRTGRAGRVGRNLIIITERELPIIKKYEKALGIKFSQKFYYNGKLMDVKKEDRRNDG; this comes from the coding sequence ATGGAATTTAATGAATTTATTAGTGATAAAAAGATACTCTCAGGCATAGGAAAGTTTAGATTTAAGAGACCAACACCTGTTCAGGAGGCGGTTTATGCCAAGGTGCTTGAGGGGGGCAGCTATTTTGTGCAGGCTCCTACAGGTTCGGGCAAGACCTTGGCTTATTTACTTCCTTTATTCGAGAAGTATAAAAATGTGGAAAGGGAGAACAAGGTTATTATAGCCGCTCCTACCACAGAGCTTGCTTTGCAGATACATAGACAGGCTGAGCTTGTCAGAGGATATACAGGTATAGGCCTTCATTCTGTCTGTCTCGGTGGAAATGCAAGCATAATAAGGCAGATTGAAAATCTCAAAAATAAGCCTCAGATTATTGTAGGTACACCGGGGCGGATAATAGAGCTAATCAGAAAAAGAAAAATTGCAGCACATTTAGTAAAATCTTTAGTGCTTGATGAGGGCGACAGACTTTTTGATAAGAACAATAAGGAGACTACGAATGCACTTATCAAATGCCTCGTAAGGGACAGGCAGCTTTTATTGTTCTCTGCTACCCAGACAAGGGCAGCTCTTGATGGGGCAAAGGCCTGGGCTCCTGATATAGAGGAGATTAGTGCTGACGGAGGAAGGGAAATCCCAGCCAATATCAAGCATTGGTATATTGTTTGTGAAAAAAGAAACAAGCTTGAAATTCTTCGTGGTACTACAGGGGCAATAAGGACCAGGAAGGCGATTATCTTTGTAAATGGTACTTATGATATAGAAGAGACCTACAAGAAGCTTGCCTACCACCACTATCAGGTGGATTTTATAGGAGGAGAGCGTAATAAGGAAGAAAGAAAGAAGGCTATGCAGGGCTTTTCGCACGGTAAGATAAAGTATCTCATAGCTACAGATCTTGCTGCGAGAGGTTTACAGTTTGATGATGTGGATACAGTTTTTCATGTAAATCTACCTGAGGACGCCGATACCTATCTTCACAGGGCAGGTAGGACAGGGCGTGCAGGCAGGGTAGGAAGGAACTTGATTATCATTACAGAGAGGGAACTTCCTATTATCAAAAAGTATGAAAAGGCACTTGGAATCAAGTTTTCCCAGAAGTTTTACTATAATGGTAAGTTGATGGATGTGAAGAAGGAAGACAGGAGAAACGACGGCTAA
- the rpoD gene encoding RNA polymerase sigma factor RpoD — protein sequence MVLMASNAKDKESKEVKKETKEVKKETKETKKETAAKKTTKKSTKKTAVAAENTKPENTTAVAKDDFLTKLEGLLQIAKKNKDVIESDKLNDYFKSLNIDASHYEKIYDYLESNGVTIMNINDMDDDLFDDSLPEVDDDADLDIGDDITLSIMSDDPVKIYLKEIGNYPLLSMEEEVELAKKIAQGDQDASDRLTESNLRLVVSIAKKYVGRGLSFLDLIQEGNLGLIKAVDKFDYTKGYKFSTYATWWIRQAITRSIADQSRTIRIPVHMSEVINKAYRVSRSLLQELGREPTEEEIAAQMNLPVEKVREIMKISADPISLDTPIGEEDDSHLGDFIKDDTIMGPEEAATYTMLQDQIKKLLTTLSEREQRVLVLRFGLLDGRTRTLEEVGKEFNVTRERIRQIEAKALRKLRHPNRARMLRGFDSY from the coding sequence ATGGTGCTAATGGCTTCCAATGCTAAAGATAAAGAAAGTAAAGAAGTAAAAAAAGAAACGAAAGAAGTAAAAAAAGAAACGAAAGAAACAAAAAAAGAAACTGCCGCAAAGAAAACTACTAAAAAATCAACCAAGAAAACTGCTGTGGCGGCTGAAAACACAAAACCAGAGAATACCACCGCTGTGGCAAAGGATGATTTTTTAACAAAATTAGAAGGACTTCTTCAAATTGCAAAAAAGAATAAAGATGTAATCGAGTCCGATAAGTTAAATGATTATTTTAAGAGTCTTAACATTGACGCCAGCCACTACGAGAAAATCTATGATTATCTCGAGAGCAACGGCGTTACCATTATGAACATCAACGATATGGATGACGATCTCTTTGATGATTCACTTCCTGAAGTTGATGACGATGCAGACCTTGATATAGGAGATGACATTACTCTATCAATAATGTCAGATGATCCTGTGAAGATTTATCTTAAGGAAATCGGTAACTACCCTCTTCTAAGTATGGAAGAGGAAGTTGAACTTGCAAAGAAAATAGCCCAAGGTGATCAGGATGCTTCAGACAGGCTTACAGAGTCCAATCTCAGGCTTGTTGTAAGTATAGCAAAGAAGTATGTAGGACGTGGTCTTTCCTTCCTCGACCTAATACAGGAAGGAAATCTTGGACTCATCAAAGCAGTAGATAAGTTTGATTATACCAAGGGCTATAAATTCAGTACTTATGCTACCTGGTGGATAAGGCAGGCAATTACACGTTCTATAGCGGACCAGTCAAGAACAATACGTATACCTGTGCATATGTCAGAGGTTATCAACAAGGCATACAGAGTATCCAGGAGCCTGCTTCAGGAGCTAGGGCGTGAACCTACCGAGGAGGAAATTGCAGCACAGATGAATCTTCCTGTAGAAAAGGTGCGTGAAATAATGAAGATTTCCGCTGATCCTATATCACTTGATACTCCTATCGGAGAAGAGGACGACAGCCATCTTGGCGATTTTATCAAAGATGATACTATAATGGGCCCTGAAGAAGCTGCTACCTACACTATGCTTCAGGATCAGATAAAAAAGCTTCTTACTACCCTTTCCGAAAGGGAGCAGAGGGTACTCGTGCTTAGATTTGGCCTTCTTGATGGAAGAACCAGAACTCTTGAAGAGGTAGGCAAAGAATTTAATGTAACCAGAGAGCGTATCAGACAGATAGAAGCAAAGGCTCTTAGAAAGCTCCGCCACCCTAACAGGGCAAGGATGCTTAGAGGCTTTGATTCTTATTAA
- a CDS encoding carbohydrate-binding domain-containing protein: protein MKKKIMMIALTGGLLLSVTACNKAGAANSSTASKTVVTTTSSTTSGASVTTDSSTTSSTTTTASSGTSSSTATGTVKADMFTDRDKDASYDESSATKVNLSEIKDSTYTITKEGVYILSGSYSGQIIVNVADTAKVQLVLDGVTITNESSAAIYVKEADKVFVTLKDGTTSTLTTSGTFVATDDNNVDGVIFSKGDLTINGSGSLKISSTAHGIVGKDDVVITGGNIDITSTKKGISGKDSVRIADGTINITTGTDGIHSENSDDTTKGFVYIEGGTITINAADDGIHAGTTLDIVGGKINITQSNEGLEGKDVNISGGEVNVVSSDDGINATASSVTGQKENMQAEDASINISGGKITVNAEGDGIDSNGDLTVSGGETYVSGPTRGGNGGIDYNGTGTITGGTFIVTEIQSMTENFGSSSTQGVVQLSVSNQAAGTTVSIADSKGNILASYTPAKEYNSVIISTKGMTQGETYTVTAGTTTQQVTLSQLVSDSGGMGGMQGGPGGNGGPGGNEGGPRGGFGNGMNGGPGNGGFGGPNGNGGPGGNDSFGGPNGNGGFGGPNGNIAQNGNGGNNNQNGNGGGPRGGSINGNNGNFGGPNGNGGPNGNGGPGGNGNFGGPQGNGGPGGGGNFGGPNGNGGPGGGGNFGGPQGNGGPGGGGNFGGPQGNGGPQGRPEGAPPNGRRRNWANNEGGSNNSMKGGQSKSSGTTNSSNNNSGTKGSTNKSRS from the coding sequence ATGAAAAAGAAGATAATGATGATAGCTTTAACAGGTGGGCTTTTACTTAGTGTAACAGCTTGTAACAAAGCAGGTGCTGCAAATAGCAGCACCGCTTCCAAAACTGTGGTAACTACCACTTCAAGTACCACAAGCGGTGCCAGTGTAACTACTGACAGCTCTACAACCAGCAGCACAACAACTACTGCATCTTCAGGAACTTCCTCCTCTACTGCGACAGGAACAGTGAAGGCAGATATGTTTACAGATCGTGACAAAGATGCGTCTTACGATGAATCAAGTGCTACCAAGGTTAATCTAAGTGAAATAAAGGATTCAACCTATACTATAACCAAGGAAGGTGTTTACATCCTTTCAGGAAGCTATTCGGGGCAGATAATTGTCAATGTGGCGGATACTGCTAAGGTTCAACTTGTACTTGATGGTGTGACAATTACCAATGAAAGCAGTGCTGCTATATATGTAAAAGAGGCAGACAAGGTTTTCGTAACACTAAAGGATGGTACTACGAGTACACTTACAACTTCAGGAACCTTTGTAGCTACTGATGACAACAATGTTGACGGTGTTATCTTCTCAAAGGGAGACCTTACCATCAATGGAAGCGGTTCTCTTAAGATAAGCTCTACCGCTCACGGCATAGTGGGCAAGGATGATGTTGTAATTACAGGTGGAAATATTGACATAACATCCACAAAGAAGGGCATCAGCGGAAAGGACAGTGTAAGAATAGCTGATGGTACTATCAATATTACAACAGGAACTGATGGTATCCACTCTGAAAACAGTGATGACACAACTAAGGGCTTCGTGTACATTGAAGGTGGCACTATTACAATAAATGCAGCAGATGACGGTATTCACGCAGGAACTACCCTTGATATAGTTGGTGGTAAGATTAACATTACCCAAAGTAATGAAGGTCTTGAAGGCAAGGATGTAAATATCTCGGGCGGCGAAGTAAATGTGGTGTCAAGTGATGATGGTATCAATGCAACAGCTTCTTCTGTAACAGGACAGAAGGAAAATATGCAGGCAGAAGATGCAAGCATCAATATCTCAGGTGGTAAGATTACAGTAAATGCGGAAGGAGATGGAATTGATTCTAACGGTGACCTCACAGTAAGCGGTGGTGAGACCTATGTAAGTGGTCCAACCAGGGGTGGTAACGGAGGTATCGATTATAACGGTACAGGTACAATCACAGGCGGTACTTTCATAGTAACAGAGATTCAGAGTATGACTGAGAACTTCGGTTCTTCATCAACTCAGGGTGTTGTACAGTTAAGCGTATCCAATCAGGCAGCAGGAACCACTGTTAGCATTGCTGATTCAAAGGGTAATATACTTGCAAGCTACACACCAGCCAAAGAGTATAACAGTGTTATCATCAGTACAAAAGGCATGACACAGGGTGAGACCTATACAGTGACAGCAGGAACTACAACACAGCAGGTGACTCTTAGCCAGCTCGTAAGTGACTCAGGCGGAATGGGTGGCATGCAGGGAGGCCCTGGCGGTAACGGTGGTCCAGGCGGAAATGAAGGTGGACCCAGGGGAGGCTTCGGGAACGGAATGAATGGAGGCCCAGGTAACGGAGGCTTCGGAGGTCCAAACGGCAACGGTGGCCCGGGTGGTAACGACAGCTTCGGAGGTCCAAATGGAAATGGAGGCTTTGGCGGACCAAACGGAAATATAGCTCAGAATGGAAATGGTGGAAACAACAATCAGAATGGAAATGGAGGTGGACCCAGGGGGGGCTCAATAAATGGCAATAATGGCAACTTCGGAGGCCCAAATGGTAACGGAGGCCCAAATGGTAACGGAGGCCCGGGTGGCAATGGAAATTTCGGAGGTCCACAGGGTAACGGAGGTCCTGGTGGTGGCGGCAACTTCGGAGGACCAAACGGTAACGGAGGCCCTGGTGGTGGCGGCAACTTCGGAGGTCCACAGGGTAACGGAGGTCCTGGTGGTGGCGGCAACTTCGGAGGCCCACAGGGTAACGGAGGTCCGCAGGGAAGACCTGAGGGAGCCCCTCCAAACGGCAGACGCAGAAACTGGGCCAACAACGAAGGTGGTTCCAACAATAGTATGAAAGGAGGACAGAGTAAATCATCCGGAACAACTAACAGTTCAAACAATAATTCCGGAACAAAGGGAAGTACTAATAAAAGCAGAAGCTAA
- a CDS encoding DUF4956 domain-containing protein → MFNSLFSSGTATAVSPVSVFICIGAALAIGIFLALVYTYKSRYSQSFVVTLAMLPAVVSMVILLVNGNVGAGVAVAGTFGLVRFRSVPGTAKEIGAIFLSMATGLAIGMGFVGYAAVFALIMGVVTLIYTKLGYVVFAGSKLQKSLTITIPENLDYTEVFTETLNKYTKSSNLLGVKTTNMGSLFKLSYDVTLNKEGIEKEFIDALRCKNGNLEIRLNRPGMGGEEL, encoded by the coding sequence ATGTTTAATAGTTTATTTAGCAGTGGAACTGCCACAGCAGTTTCACCTGTATCAGTTTTTATTTGTATAGGAGCGGCGCTTGCGATAGGAATCTTCCTAGCCCTGGTCTATACCTATAAGAGCAGATATTCACAGAGTTTTGTGGTTACACTTGCAATGCTCCCTGCTGTAGTAAGTATGGTAATACTTTTGGTAAATGGCAATGTAGGAGCAGGAGTAGCTGTTGCAGGAACGTTCGGACTTGTAAGATTCCGTTCGGTACCTGGCACTGCGAAGGAAATAGGAGCAATCTTTTTATCAATGGCTACAGGACTTGCAATAGGTATGGGATTTGTAGGATATGCGGCAGTATTTGCTCTCATAATGGGAGTAGTAACTCTCATTTACACAAAACTGGGATATGTAGTTTTTGCAGGATCTAAATTGCAGAAGAGTCTTACAATTACAATACCTGAAAATCTTGACTACACAGAAGTATTTACAGAAACACTTAATAAATATACCAAGAGCTCAAACTTACTTGGTGTAAAGACAACCAATATGGGTAGCTTATTCAAGCTTAGCTATGATGTTACCCTGAATAAGGAGGGAATAGAAAAAGAATTTATTGATGCACTTAGATGTAAAAACGGTAACTTGGAAATTCGCTTAAACCGTCCTGGAATGGGTGGAGAAGAACTTTAA
- a CDS encoding aryl-sulfate sulfotransferase: MLKKALKISLIISLFFIAVLAAAAYLTKTKKDDIKKEETTVPNRVEFVKSEVVSAKDMYKKVAKKLKVKKPDIYSMKYQKAAKSIIENYKKKGNYTVDSPLLIVNPYGTNTTGLYIYFKLKFRVNTIYSVNVKEIDGKEDANTKDFQGALYTNTTGMPLAEQEGIIIGMVPGERNYVSVYIYDENNKMIAKAGYRLDIPEAETVTMKTLEASLDREVTQLSDGLFAVFGLDDNGRKEKHILFYDNYGILRAELPLVKGGGAAETNIAQIDDKLFYAVDSNRFAVIDRFGKVEKFIPLEGGAYALGDMDLNTGIRKAVTLSRRNGNDGIFSVDILEGKSKEIVNFNKLFSAYYKKGGSKLKFTSVQFINDNDLIVSEKNTSSIVRINNVFRNPKIKGVISGTNDLKSAYGDAFYSKDGDFVSQKKQSTAYVDKSEKLGKKQYHLIVFDNNSGGLNSFSYKYLVDGEKMTYSLENSIELPYSAENGSVSLNQGYLIAASTGSGSFEEYNPDGYKLASYSFKNKKKAYRVYKHSMKGSWFTK; encoded by the coding sequence ATGTTAAAGAAAGCTTTAAAAATTTCACTTATAATTTCACTGTTTTTTATTGCAGTGCTTGCGGCTGCAGCTTACTTGACAAAGACTAAGAAGGATGACATAAAAAAAGAGGAAACAACTGTACCAAACAGGGTGGAGTTTGTAAAGTCGGAGGTTGTATCTGCAAAAGACATGTACAAGAAGGTTGCAAAGAAGCTTAAGGTGAAGAAGCCTGATATATATTCTATGAAGTATCAAAAGGCTGCAAAGAGTATAATCGAGAATTATAAGAAAAAGGGGAACTATACTGTAGATTCGCCTCTTCTTATCGTAAATCCTTATGGAACCAATACCACAGGTCTTTATATTTATTTTAAGCTCAAGTTTAGAGTAAATACCATATATTCGGTTAATGTAAAGGAAATTGACGGTAAGGAAGATGCAAATACAAAGGACTTTCAGGGAGCATTATATACCAATACTACCGGCATGCCACTTGCTGAGCAGGAAGGCATAATCATAGGAATGGTACCGGGAGAGAGAAATTATGTATCGGTATACATTTATGATGAAAACAATAAAATGATAGCTAAAGCAGGGTACAGGTTAGATATTCCTGAGGCTGAAACCGTGACTATGAAGACTCTTGAAGCTTCTCTTGATAGAGAGGTTACCCAGCTTTCGGATGGGTTATTTGCTGTATTTGGACTCGATGATAACGGCAGGAAAGAAAAACATATATTATTCTACGATAACTACGGCATCTTGAGGGCTGAGCTTCCGCTTGTTAAAGGTGGAGGAGCCGCTGAGACCAATATAGCACAGATTGATGACAAGCTTTTTTACGCAGTTGATAGTAACAGGTTTGCTGTTATTGACAGATTTGGTAAGGTCGAGAAGTTTATCCCGCTTGAAGGCGGAGCTTATGCACTTGGAGATATGGACCTCAATACGGGTATAAGGAAGGCTGTAACTCTGTCAAGAAGAAACGGAAATGACGGGATTTTCTCAGTAGATATCTTAGAGGGCAAGTCTAAAGAAATAGTAAACTTTAACAAACTTTTTTCTGCTTACTATAAGAAAGGCGGTTCCAAGTTAAAGTTTACCTCAGTGCAGTTTATTAATGATAATGACTTGATTGTAAGTGAGAAGAACACTTCGTCCATTGTCAGGATTAACAATGTTTTCAGAAATCCCAAGATAAAGGGAGTTATTTCAGGCACCAATGACCTGAAATCAGCTTATGGTGATGCGTTCTACAGTAAGGATGGAGACTTTGTCAGCCAGAAAAAGCAAAGTACGGCCTATGTTGATAAGAGCGAAAAGCTTGGTAAGAAACAGTATCATCTGATAGTATTTGACAATAACTCTGGCGGTTTGAATTCCTTTAGCTACAAGTATCTGGTAGATGGTGAGAAGATGACGTATAGCCTTGAAAACAGTATCGAACTTCCTTATTCCGCTGAGAATGGAAGTGTTTCTCTTAATCAGGGTTATCTTATAGCGGCCTCTACTGGAAGCGGTAGCTTTGAGGAGTACAATCCGGATGGATATAAGCTTGCAAGCTATAGTTTTAAGAACAAGAAAAAGGCTTACAGGGTGTATAAGCATAGTATGAAAGGCAGTTGGTTTACCAAGTAA